Proteins from a single region of Harmonia axyridis chromosome 4, icHarAxyr1.1, whole genome shotgun sequence:
- the LOC123679009 gene encoding uncharacterized protein LOC123679009 isoform X2 — protein MVFQTGYFRTFSGTLKVFEFIFSSIGMVLTILFNKYSDLYFPISRTYTVLSAIALGVTLFLIIVYFVNMGEALKSILQYQKYFHLIFMMFILSYSSIMLYNGSSYIQLVLAGTSGVLLAITFLVDGINGFHADTITVVTV, from the exons ATGGTGTTCCAAACTGGATATTTCAGAACCTTCTCAGGAACCCTGAAAGTTTTTGAATTC ATTTTCAGTTCCATAGGAATGGTCCTTACAATACTTTTCAATAAATACTCGGATCTGTATTTCCCCATTTCCCGGACATACACAGTGTTATCAGCTATAGCTTTAGGAGTAACGCTGTTTTTGATAATAGTTTATTTTGTAAATATGGGTGAAGCCCTCAAATCCATATTACAGTATCAGAAATACTTTCATCTCATATTTATGATGTTTATCCTTTCTTATTCATCCATAATGTTGTATAATGGATCGTCATACATTCAACTGGTGTTGGCGGGG ACGAGTGGAGTTCTTCTCGCTATCACTTTCCTGGTCGATGGAATAAATGGATTCCACGCTGATACCATAACCGTAGTAACAGTTTGA
- the LOC123679009 gene encoding uncharacterized protein LOC123679009 isoform X1, giving the protein MMVFQTGYFRTFSGTLKVFEFIFSSIGMVLTILFNKYSDLYFPISRTYTVLSAIALGVTLFLIIVYFVNMGEALKSILQYQKYFHLIFMMFILSYSSIMLYNGSSYIQLVLAGTSGVLLAITFLVDGINGFHADTITVVTV; this is encoded by the exons ATG ATGGTGTTCCAAACTGGATATTTCAGAACCTTCTCAGGAACCCTGAAAGTTTTTGAATTC ATTTTCAGTTCCATAGGAATGGTCCTTACAATACTTTTCAATAAATACTCGGATCTGTATTTCCCCATTTCCCGGACATACACAGTGTTATCAGCTATAGCTTTAGGAGTAACGCTGTTTTTGATAATAGTTTATTTTGTAAATATGGGTGAAGCCCTCAAATCCATATTACAGTATCAGAAATACTTTCATCTCATATTTATGATGTTTATCCTTTCTTATTCATCCATAATGTTGTATAATGGATCGTCATACATTCAACTGGTGTTGGCGGGG ACGAGTGGAGTTCTTCTCGCTATCACTTTCCTGGTCGATGGAATAAATGGATTCCACGCTGATACCATAACCGTAGTAACAGTTTGA